One region of Miscanthus floridulus cultivar M001 chromosome 19, ASM1932011v1, whole genome shotgun sequence genomic DNA includes:
- the LOC136529446 gene encoding uncharacterized protein, producing MAATARNIACFALLVSIMALQVPSCIDQRGTTSAGTTTTASPSAPPPLFDDSALKAAILALAGMDAVLIAAAVIYTLQPPHAPRRRRRRRVSELAFFVLCLQVGVLQFVLFVQQPAAAADHAARALGTSAARALPCVASVTFFLGITLVYAHVGNGGGGAVAGNGPVPAPATATIRLLADMTLGAALACLMSIILALLYINTK from the exons ATGGCGGCCACAGCTCGGAACATCGCCTGCTTCGCCCTGCTCGTGTCGATCATGGCTCTCCAAGTTCCGTCCTGCATCGACCAGCGGGGTACTACTAGTGCGGGCACCACTACCACGGCATCCCCGTCCGCTCCGCCTCCCCTCTTCGACGACAGCGCTCTGAAGGCGGCCATCCTGGCGCTGGCCGGGATGGATGCCGTCCTCATCGCCGCGGCGGTCATCTACACTCTACAGCCGCCACACGCACCACGCCGCCGGCGCCGTCGGCGCGTCTCGGAGCTCGCCTTCTTCGTGTTGTGCCTGCAGGTTGGCGTCCTCCAGTTCGTCCTGTTCGTCCAGCAGCCCGCAGCGGCAGCTGACCACGCAGCTCGTGCGCTCGGGACCAGTGCTGCCCGTGCTTTGCCCTGCGTTGCCTCCGTCACCTTCTTTCTGGGCATCACCCTCGTCTATGCGCACGTGGGCAACGGCGGCGGAGGTGCTGTCGCTGGCAACGGGCCTGTCCCGGCGCCCGCCACGGCCACCATCAGGCTCCTCGCCGATATGACGCTCGGGGCTGCATTAGCCTGCCTGATGAGCATCATCCTCGCCTTgctctacatcaacaccaa GTGA